The following proteins are encoded in a genomic region of Primulina huaijiensis isolate GDHJ02 chromosome 3, ASM1229523v2, whole genome shotgun sequence:
- the LOC140973627 gene encoding mitochondrial import receptor subunit TOM6 homolog translates to MFPGMFIRKPDKAAAMKQLKSHVAMFGVWVTVIRVTPYILHYFSDQKEELMLEL, encoded by the coding sequence ATGTTTCCGGGAATGTTTATCCGAAAACCGGACAAAGCGGCGGCGATGAAGCAGCTGAAGAGCCACGTCGCGATGTTTGGGGTTTGGGTTACCGTCATTCGCGTCACTCCTTATATTCTCCATTACTTCTCCGATCAGAAGGAAGAACTCATGCTCGAACTCTAG